From the Ctenopharyngodon idella isolate HZGC_01 chromosome 3, HZGC01, whole genome shotgun sequence genome, one window contains:
- the LOC127508829 gene encoding gastrula zinc finger protein XlCGF57.1-like, protein MEFIKEETEDIKIEETFRVKHEDTEEQTDQMALKEASHELNGKEEEKEHYDKHHDFMTGERSTQAKKSSSRKRAQKTGTKSYFTCQQCGKNFDQHRNLQVHLRVHTRGSSFTCQQCGKSFTHKGNLKDHMRIHTGEKPHTCKQCGKSFSQKGSLTVHVRIHTGEKPFTCQQCGQSFTVKGNLKDHMRIHTQEKPFTCQQCGQSFSQKGNLVVHMRIHTGESPFACQQCGQSFTVKGNLKDHMRIHTGEKPFTCQQCGKSFTYKGSLKVHMRTHTGEKPYTCQQCGQSFSEKGNLITHMRTHTGEKPYSCTLCGNGFTREPSLREHMNIHTGEKPFTCGQCGKSFTHKLTLYYHMKIHTGEKPFICDKCGKSFRFKCDLKCHMRIHSKESCFGSRHCGKSRGVKST, encoded by the exons atggagtttattaaagaggagactgAAGACATaaagattgaagaaacattcagagtgaaacatgaagatactgaggaacaaacag ACCAAATGGCACTGAAAGAGGCGAGTCATGAACTTAATGGAAAGGAAGAAGAGAAAGAACATTATGATAAACATCACGATTTCATGACTGGGGAAAGATCGACACAGGCTAAAAAGTCTTCCTCAcgaaaaagagctcaaaagacaggaactaaaagttatttcacctgccaacagtgtggaaaaaatTTTGATCAACATAGAAACCTTCAAGTCCACTTGAGAGTTCACACTAGAGGGAGCTCCTTCacttgccaacagtgtggaaagagtttcacacataaaggaaaccttaaagaccacatgagaattcatactggagaaaagcctcacACCTGCAAAcaatgtgggaagagtttcagtcAAAAAGGAAGCCTTACAGTCCAcgtgagaattcacactggagaaaagcctttcacctgccaacagtgtggacagagtttcactgtaaaaggaaaccttaaagaccacatgagaattcacactcaagagaaacctttcacctgccagcaatgtggacagagtttcagtCAAAAAGGAAACCTTgtagtccacatgagaattcacactggagagagcccATTcgcctgccaacagtgtggacagagtttcactgtaaaaggaaaccttaaagaccacatgagaattcacactggtgagaaacctttcacctgccagcaatgtggaaagagtttcacatatAAAGGAAgtcttaaagtccacatgagaactcacactggagaaaagccttacacctgccaacagtgtggacagagtttcagtgAGAAAGGAAACCTTATAACCCACATGAgaactcacactggagagaaaccttacagcTGCACTCTGTGCGGGAATGGATTCACACGGGAACCAAGCCTCAGGGAACACATGaatattcacactggagagaagccatttaCATGtggtcagtgtggaaagagtttcacacataaATTGACCCTTTATTACCACATGaaaattcatactggagagaagccattcatATGTGAtaagtgtggaaagagtttcagatttAAATGTGACCTTAAGTGCCACATGAGGATTCACTCGAAAGAGAGCTGTTTTGGAAGTCGTCACTGTGGAAagagcagaggtgtaaagagtacctga